Genomic segment of Limnohabitans sp. INBF002:
GGGCGGTGCTGCACGCGGTGCTTTGTTGCCATTCCTAGAGGAGCAACCCGAGCTGTTGGTGATTGCCAACCGCACGCTGGCGAAAGCGCAAGCCTTGGTGGCGCAAGTTTTGGCACAACAACCCAGCGCCAAAGGTCGTTTGCAGGCCATGGGCTATCAAGACTTGGTGGGCGAACAGTTTGATGTGGTGTTCAACGCCACATCGGCCAGTTTGACGGGCGACTTGCCGCCCGTGCCCGCTACGGTCTTTGCCCCCAATGGATTGGCCTACGAGCTGGCGTATGCCAAAGGCCTCACACCCTTTTTGCGTTTGGCGCAAAACGCAGGCGTCAAACACATCGCCGATGGCGTGGGCATGTTGGCTGAGCAAGCGGCAGAAGCCTTTGCGTGGTGGCGCGGTGTGCGCCCTGATACAGCGGCTGTGATTGAACGCATCCGTGTTCCTTTGGTTTAACGAAAGCGATTCATGCAAATTCATACCCCTCCGATCGGTTGGTGCGGCCCACTGGAACGCG
This window contains:
- the aroE gene encoding shikimate dehydrogenase, with amino-acid sequence MTDQYAVIGNPIDFSKSPLIHGMFAEVTHQDIAYTKILGPLGEFAKTVDAFRANGGQGLNITAPFKLDAFAYATERSARAELAGAVNAMKFDGNKVIAENFDGVGLVRDVVHNLKTPMRGQRVLMLGAGGAARGALLPFLEEQPELLVIANRTLAKAQALVAQVLAQQPSAKGRLQAMGYQDLVGEQFDVVFNATSASLTGDLPPVPATVFAPNGLAYELAYAKGLTPFLRLAQNAGVKHIADGVGMLAEQAAEAFAWWRGVRPDTAAVIERIRVPLV